The sequence below is a genomic window from Sorangiineae bacterium MSr12523.
AGGCGCCGAGGATGCTGTAACCCGTGCCGCCGTGCGGGTAGGCGCCGGTGGAGTGGTACGCATCGCCGGAGAGCGTCCACGGGCTCGCGCTTCCTTCGAAGCCGCCGTTGGTGACGAGCTCACCGCCGCCTCCACCACCGGTGAGCGTAAGGGTCACGGGCACGTTCACCGGCGTGTTGCTCGCGCCGGTGGCCGCGACGGAGATGGTCCCGTTGTACGTTCCCGCGGCGAGGCCGGCGATGTCGACCGACGCGCCCGCGGTGGAGGGCGCCGTGCCGGAGGCCGGCGCGACGGTGAGCCACGTGGCATTGTCCGACGCGCTCCAATTGAGGGTGCCGCCTCCCGTGTTGCTGATGGAGAGGTTCTGATTGGCCGGATTCGCCCCGCCGACGGTGCCCGAGAAGGAGAGGCTCGAGGGGCTGACGCCGATGGTCGGCTCGGTGGGCGTGCCCGCCGTCGCGTTGTAGATGACTAGCGCGAAGTCTTGATCCGTCGTGTCGGCGTTGCCGGTGACACCGTCGCCCGCGATGTTCGTGGCGCGCACCGTGATCGTGAAGTTGCCCGAGGTTCCGGCGGGCAAATACACGCCCTCGACGTTGTTCTTCCCATCGGCGGTGCCACCCGAGGTGGAGTTGCCGCCGCTGAAGACGTTGCCCTTGTAGGTGGTGCCTCCGACGGTGACCTCGAGGTCCAGGTTGTTGACCCAGGGCGCGCCGGTGGTGGGCCCTGCGGCGTCGGTCCATGCGAGGGTGACGCGGAAAGGCTCCGTCGAGGTGGGGATGGATCCCGTGACCGTGTACGTCTCGCCGGTGGCACCGAGCACCTGCGTCTGATCGACGAGGATGCGCGAGACACCGTCGAAGGCGCGGTTCAAGTTGACCCTACCCCAGCCCTGGCTGTTCGAGGGCAAGGTGTCGTTCGCACCGGCGCCGGTCATGCGCGTGGCGCTGTTGAGGAGGTACGCCTTCGCCATGGCGGGCGAAGGTGCAGGGCGGCCTTTGTTCAAGAAGTCCTGGTAGACGAGCGTGGCCGCGCCGGCGGTGCCGGGCGTGGAGTGCGACGTGCCGCTCGACCATCCGTACAGCGTTTGCCCGGCCGGGTAGTACTTGTCGCAAACGGAGCTGCCGTCGTAGTTCGACTGCGGAATGCCCGCGATGACGTGGGTGCCCGGCGCGACGATGTCCGGTTTGATGCGGCCGTCGCCGCCCGCGCTGTTCACCGGCCCGCGCGAGGAGAAGCTGATGATGTCGTCCGCGCTATCCGCACCCGAGGCCGCGATGGCGCAACCATCGGTTGCGGAGGGGCGGACGTTTTCGCTGGCGCCGACGGTGATGACGTTCTTCGCGGTCGAAGGGCTGGAGACGGTGTTGGCGCCCGAGCCGCTGTTGCCGGCGGCAAAGACGACGATGTACTGCTGCAATCCGGCCGCACTCGATTGCGCATCGCGCACGATGGCGTCGAACTCTTGCGCCGCGGCGTCGTATTTGCGGGCGGCCGTTCCGGTGTAGCCCCACGAATTGGTCGAAACGCGCGCGCCCAGTCCATAAGCGCTGCTCTCGTATGCGGTGGGATTCATGGTGCCGTTGCCGAAGATCGCGGTGACGCCCACCTTGGCATAGGGCGCGATGCCCAAGCCGTAGTGGAAGCCATTGGCATCGGTGAAGGCGCTGCCCGTGCCATTGTTGAAGCCCGCGACGATGTGCGAGTTGAGGAAGCCGTGGCCGCCTTGAACACCGGTCTGGCTCGTCGGGTTTTGCTCGAAGGCGATGCGTCCGTCGGGAAGGTCCGGATGGCCGTTCAAGTCATAGGCGTCGTCCGCCACGTTGACCGAAAAGGCGAATTGGCCGCTGGCGGAGAAGCCTTTCCCCTCGAGCCAGGAGAGATAGCCCGGACCCGTGGGGCCGGTGCCCGAGAGGTTGCCCGCTTGGATTTGGCCCTGCACCTCGTCGAGGCGCTCGCGCGGAAGGACCTCCTCGACGTGAAACACGTAGGGCCTGGCCGCGATCGCATCGATTTGCGACGGGGCCACCACGAGTTCCACGTTGTGGAAATCGAGCACGCGGCGCGTCTGCACATGGTCGAGGGCGAACGAGGCGAGGTCGGACAATTCGGCCGCCGCGTCGGGGCCGTCGGGGACTTGCACGAGGACGTGCAGTGGCTTCGCCTCGCTCGAGCGGGCGGCCAGTGCGGTGCGCAGCTCGGTGGAGACACGGTACGCGGGGTGGTAGTCGCCGACGTATTGCACGTGCGGGTACTTGCTCTCGAGGTTCGTGAGCTCGGCCGCGGCGGCACCGCGCGCGCGCACGACGTAGGCGTTCTCCGGAACGTAGGAAACGATTTCGAGCCCGTGGTTCGCGAGCTCGTCGCGCCATGCATCGCGCACCGGGCCGACGAATTGCACGAGGTAGAGCCCCGAACGCGGCGCACGCGATTCGGCGCGGGCGCTACGCAACTCGTCGCGGCGTTGTGCCCAGGGCAGGCGGGCTTCCACGTCGTCGGGGCGGCGCGTGTCGAGTTGCCAGCCCTCCAACGTGATCGCGTCCATGTCGTCGCGGACCTCGAGCCCGCGTGCCGCCAAGGCGGCGCGCCCACCCGACGCCTTTTCATCGACGAGCAGCAAATGGAAGGCCCCGTAATCGACGTCCCCCACCACGCCGCCGAGGGCGCGGACCGCCTCGACATTTTGACTTTGTATAACGATTTTCACCACGCCGGGCGACCGCGCCCGGCTCATGGCCGTATCCGGCGCCTGCTGCGGACCGACCTCTCCGTTCGACGTGCCATCGCTGGCGCCGCTCGCGCAAGCAGCGAGCGCCAGGGCCGCGGAGCCGAGCGCCCCAACGATG
It includes:
- a CDS encoding S8 family serine peptidase, which produces MTERLGRYGLARFAGRRTRIVGALGSAALALAACASGASDGTSNGEVGPQQAPDTAMSRARSPGVVKIVIQSQNVEAVRALGGVVGDVDYGAFHLLLVDEKASGGRAALAARGLEVRDDMDAITLEGWQLDTRRPDDVEARLPWAQRRDELRSARAESRAPRSGLYLVQFVGPVRDAWRDELANHGLEIVSYVPENAYVVRARGAAAAELTNLESKYPHVQYVGDYHPAYRVSTELRTALAARSSEAKPLHVLVQVPDGPDAAAELSDLASFALDHVQTRRVLDFHNVELVVAPSQIDAIAARPYVFHVEEVLPRERLDEVQGQIQAGNLSGTGPTGPGYLSWLEGKGFSASGQFAFSVNVADDAYDLNGHPDLPDGRIAFEQNPTSQTGVQGGHGFLNSHIVAGFNNGTGSAFTDANGFHYGLGIAPYAKVGVTAIFGNGTMNPTAYESSAYGLGARVSTNSWGYTGTAARKYDAAAQEFDAIVRDAQSSAAGLQQYIVVFAAGNSGSGANTVSSPSTAKNVITVGASENVRPSATDGCAIAASGADSADDIISFSSRGPVNSAGGDGRIKPDIVAPGTHVIAGIPQSNYDGSSVCDKYYPAGQTLYGWSSGTSHSTPGTAGAATLVYQDFLNKGRPAPSPAMAKAYLLNSATRMTGAGANDTLPSNSQGWGRVNLNRAFDGVSRILVDQTQVLGATGETYTVTGSIPTSTEPFRVTLAWTDAAGPTTGAPWVNNLDLEVTVGGTTYKGNVFSGGNSTSGGTADGKNNVEGVYLPAGTSGNFTITVRATNIAGDGVTGNADTTDQDFALVIYNATAGTPTEPTIGVSPSSLSFSGTVGGANPANQNLSISNTGGGTLNWSASDNATWLTVAPASGTAPSTAGASVDIAGLAAGTYNGTISVAATGASNTPVNVPVTLTLTGGGGGGELVTNGGFEGSASPWTLSGDAYHSTGAYPHGGTGYSILGAYNSAAGSEYQAISIPSGGAPSLTFWLNITSSETTTSTKYDNLYVEVLNTSGTVLGTLATFSNLNKVATAGAYTQRGPYSLSAYAGQTVRLQFRATTDSSLVTSFRVDDVSVK